The Thamnophis elegans isolate rThaEle1 chromosome Z, rThaEle1.pri, whole genome shotgun sequence genome contains a region encoding:
- the LOC116523005 gene encoding olfactory receptor 14A16-like, giving the protein MANQSFVTEFLLMGFTDDRDMQLMYFVMFLVIYLLALIGNLLLSVAVILNHHLHAPMYFFLVNLSFCDVCFISTIIPKAMAASLTNNKQISYAGCAAQVFSVFTFAGFELFLLTVMAYDRYVAICPPLQYTLMMNWDACLQMAAASWIINLIHALLHTILTFNLNFCKFSRIEQFFCDVPHLLMISCTDTRVSQILLLVVGITVDSLCSGFIFISYGYIFSVVLKIPSVQGRYKAFSTCTPHLTVFSLFLISAAFAYMRPQSLSSHTLDLLSAVLYTVFPPFLNPLIYSFRNKDIQKAV; this is encoded by the coding sequence ATGGCCAACCAATCCTTTGTGACAGAATTCCTTCTGATGGGATTTACTGATGATCGTGATATGCAACTTATGTATTTTGTGATGTTCCTTGTGATTTACTTACTAGCTTTAATTGGGAATTTACTTCTTAGTGTTGCTGTGATTTTGAATCACCATCTTCACGCTCCCATGTATTTCTTTTTGGTCAATTTGTCATTCTGTGATGTTTGCTTCATCTCAACTATAATTCCTAAAGCCATGGCTGCTTCTTTGACAAATAACAAGCAGATCTCCTATGCTGGATGTGCTGCTCAGGTCTTTTCAGTTTTCACCTTTGCAGGTTTTGAACTTTTTTTGCTGACTGTCATGGCTTATGACCGTTATGTGGCCATCTGCCCCCCTCTGCAATATACCCTAATGATGAACTGGGACGCCTGTTTGCAAATGGCAGCTGCTTCCTGGATAATCAATTTGATCCATGCTTTGCTCCACACCATTCTCACATTCAATTTAAATTTCTGCAAATTCAGTAGAATTGAGCAATTTTTCTGTGATGTTCCTCACCTATTAATGATTTCTTGTACTGATACAAGAGTCAGCCAAATTCTGCTTTTGGTTGTAGGGATTACCGTAGATTCATTATGTAGTGggttcatttttatttcctatggcTACATCTTCTCTGTTGTTTTGAAAATTCCTTCAGTTCAAGGCAGATATAAAGCTTTCTCTACATGTACTCCCCACCTGActgtcttttctttatttttgatatCTGCTGCATTTGCTTATATGCGGCCCCAAAGTCTTTCCTCCCATACTTTGGACTTACTCTCTGCTGTTCTCTACACAGTTTTCCCCCCATTCCTCAATCCCCTTATTTATAGCTTCAGGAACAAGGACATCCAAAAGGCTGTGtga